A single genomic interval of Haloterrigena salifodinae harbors:
- a CDS encoding DUF7692 domain-containing protein — protein MSHNETPGSVRIRTDDGNEWRFDAIQKAARFYDCNRSNAVAFACEDVDSLVSAARDVLEREDLTCEQRREIAETLSTRAVRFDIETSVSVSTKGEL, from the coding sequence ATGTCTCACAACGAGACGCCCGGATCGGTTCGCATCCGGACCGACGACGGGAACGAATGGCGATTCGACGCGATTCAGAAAGCCGCTCGGTTCTACGACTGTAACCGGAGCAACGCGGTCGCGTTCGCCTGCGAAGACGTCGACTCGCTCGTCTCCGCAGCTCGGGACGTCCTCGAGCGTGAGGATCTCACCTGCGAGCAGCGCCGGGAGATCGCCGAGACACTGAGTACTCGAGCTGTTCGCTTCGACATCGAAACCTCGGTATCGGTATCGACAAAAGGAGAACTATAG